A region of Faecalibacterium taiwanense DNA encodes the following proteins:
- a CDS encoding O-acetyl-ADP-ribose deacetylase, giving the protein MPLQIVRNDITKMKVDAIVNAANESLLGGGGVDGCIHRAAGPELLAECETLHGCETGSAKITKGYRLPCKYVIHAVGPRWYDGRHGERERLISCYQTSLMLAKEYGCESVAFPLISSGIFGYPKDQALKVAIDTISSFLLENEMTVYIVIFDRKAYQISGKLFADIAAYIDDRYVDEHTDSRYERLRRMSSFQMEEPMPCESSVCDEAIEKLTSPMAVSSEKAATLDDALEQIDESFSEMLLRKIDECGMTDAQCYKKANIDRKLFSKIRSDKSYKPSKPTVIAFAIALELPLLEMKDMLMKAGFALSHSNKFDIIVEYFVERGNYNVFEINEALFAFDQSLIGA; this is encoded by the coding sequence ATGCCGCTTCAAATCGTCAGAAATGACATCACGAAAATGAAGGTGGATGCTATCGTCAACGCTGCCAACGAGTCGCTGCTGGGTGGCGGCGGTGTGGACGGCTGCATTCATCGCGCTGCAGGACCGGAGCTGCTGGCAGAATGTGAAACGCTCCACGGCTGCGAAACCGGGAGCGCAAAGATCACGAAGGGCTATCGTCTGCCCTGCAAATATGTCATTCACGCAGTCGGTCCGCGCTGGTATGACGGACGGCATGGTGAGCGCGAACGGCTGATCTCATGCTATCAGACTTCGCTCATGCTGGCGAAGGAATACGGATGTGAGTCTGTTGCGTTCCCGCTGATTTCCTCTGGCATTTTCGGCTATCCGAAGGATCAGGCTCTCAAGGTTGCGATTGATACCATCAGCAGCTTCCTTCTCGAAAACGAAATGACGGTGTACATCGTCATCTTCGACCGCAAAGCCTATCAAATCAGCGGCAAGCTGTTTGCCGACATTGCTGCATACATAGATGACCGCTATGTGGACGAGCATACCGATAGTCGTTATGAGCGTCTGCGCAGAATGAGTTCCTTCCAGATGGAAGAACCCATGCCCTGCGAGTCATCCGTTTGCGATGAAGCTATTGAAAAGCTCACATCTCCTATGGCAGTCAGCTCCGAGAAGGCGGCAACTCTTGACGATGCACTGGAACAGATCGACGAGAGCTTTTCCGAGATGCTGCTGCGGAAGATTGACGAATGCGGCATGACGGACGCACAGTGCTACAAGAAGGCGAATATTGACCGGAAGCTCTTCTCGAAGATCCGCTCGGACAAGTCCTACAAGCCTTCCAAACCCACCGTTATTGCATTTGCCATCGCCCTTGAGCTGCCGCTTTTGGAAATGAAGGATATGCTCATGAAGGCGGGCTTTGCACTCTCCCACTCCAACAAGTTTGACATCATCGTGGAGTATTTCGTGGAGCGTGGAAACTATAACGTCTTTGAGATCAACGAGGCTCTGTTTGCATTTGACCAGAGTTTAATAGGAGCATAA
- a CDS encoding SRPBCC family protein: protein MIILTEQIEIPASYEKLKAWTANFEEEFVKWSPYHIECNLYNGNYNAGSKIRFREIVMGLDYDVTGTITECEQDENHFRIVFRCDKKTAFITFEGKRTKTGCHFSHTEAFGMTTPVIGAIMNFLIFKVFFRKKANWQLIRDDMILDNRYLYDILTEGKYPERIPLDKLLTGAK, encoded by the coding sequence ATGATTATTCTTACAGAGCAGATAGAGATTCCGGCTTCCTATGAAAAATTAAAGGCATGGACTGCTAACTTTGAGGAAGAGTTTGTGAAATGGAGTCCCTACCACATCGAATGCAATCTCTATAACGGAAACTATAACGCAGGAAGCAAGATCCGCTTCCGCGAGATCGTCATGGGGCTGGACTACGATGTGACCGGCACAATTACGGAATGCGAACAGGATGAGAACCACTTCCGCATTGTATTCCGGTGCGACAAGAAAACGGCGTTCATCACCTTTGAAGGGAAAAGAACCAAAACAGGATGCCATTTCTCTCACACCGAGGCTTTCGGCATGACCACGCCGGTAATTGGGGCGATCATGAACTTCCTGATCTTCAAGGTGTTTTTCAGGAAAAAGGCAAACTGGCAGCTTATCCGGGATGATATGATTCTGGATAACAGGTATTTATATGACATTCTGACCGAGGGAAAATACCCGGAAAGAATCCCGCTGGACAAGCTGCTGACCGGCGCGAAGTAA